The following coding sequences lie in one Sorghum bicolor cultivar BTx623 chromosome 6, Sorghum_bicolor_NCBIv3, whole genome shotgun sequence genomic window:
- the LOC8080326 gene encoding protein TIC 40, chloroplastic isoform X1, with protein sequence MESLVLASSCSASPRLPLISSAARFRRLPGSVPPPTVAAASTGGAARKGPRRPRLFVVAAAAPRGSGNVFEGLRAKGFASVSSSTGNENMSTGTGTLPPVPPPSSYFGSPVFWIGVGVALSVAFTTVSSMVKRYAMEQAFKSMMTQAPPNSFGSNSPFPFGMPPQASPTAPSSFPYLEPKKDTSPQVSTVDVSATEVEAAGTSKEVDVTETPEPSKKFAFVDVSPEELQQKNLQSSLETVDVKHDSTDSESKEDIEEKVLPTNGATFKPNEDAARGPTEPSNSGPMLSVETIEKMMEDPTVQKMVYPYLPEEMRNPDSFKWMLQNPMYRQQLQDMLNNMGASPDQWDNRMVDHLKNFDLSSPEVRQQFAQVGMTPEEVVSKIMANPDVAVAFQNPKIQTAIMDCSQNPLNIVKYQNDKEVMDVFMKISQIFPQING encoded by the exons ATGGAGAGCCTCGTCCTCGCCTCCTCCTGCTCCGCGTCCCCACGGCTCCCGCTAATCTCCTCCGCCGCCCGCTTCCGGAGGCTGCCCGGCTCCGTGCCGCCGccgacggtggcggcggcgtccaCCGGCGGTGCCGCGCGGAAAGGGCCCAGGAGGCCCAGGCtcttcgtcgtcgccgccgcggcTCCTCGCGGATCCGGGAACG TTTTCGAGGGATTGAGAGCAAAAGGCTTTGCAAGCGTGTCATCTTCGACTGGCAATGAGAATATGTCTACTGGAACCGGTACCCTGCCTCCCGTGCCTCCCCCATCATCATACTT TGGTTCACCTGTTTTCTGGATTGGAGTTGGTGTAGCATTGTCTGTGGCGTTTACCACG GTCTCTTCCATGGTAAAG AGATATGCCATGGAACAAGCATTTAAGTCAATGATGACCCAGGCACCACCAAACTCATTTGGCTCCAACTCGCCTTTCCCATTTGGCATGCCACCACAGGCATCTCCTACTGCACCAAGCAGTTTTCCGTACTTGGAACCAAAGAAAGATACCTCCCCACAGGTGTCAACTGTTGATGTCTCAGCTACCGAAGTGGAAGCTGCTGGAACATCGAAAGAGGTGGATGTGACTGAAACTCCAGAGCCTTCAAAGAAATTTG CATTTGTTGATGTTTCTCCCGAAGAGTTGCAGCAAAAGAACCTCCAATCTTCACTGGAGACAGTAGATGTAAAACATGATAGTACAGACAGTGAAAGTAAGGAGGATATTGAGGAAAAA GTTCTTCCCACAAATGGAGCGACTTTTAAGCCGAATGAAGATGCTGCTCGTGGGCCAACTGAACCTA GTAACTCGGGACCTATGCTATCAGTTgagacaattgagaaaatgatGGAAGATCCAACTGTGCAGAAGATGGTGTATCC CTACTTGCCTGAAGAGATGAGGAACCCAGATTCGTTCAAGT GGATGCTGCAGAATCCAATGTACCGTCAACAACTACAGGATATGCT AAATAACATGGGTGCATCTCCTGATCAATGGGATAACCGCATGGTTGATCACCTGAAGAACTTTGACCTCAGCAGTCCAGAAGTGCGGCAGCAGTTTG CGCAAGTTGGCATGACTCCCGAGGAAGTGGTATCGAAAATAATGGCAAACCCAGATGTAGCTGTTGCATTCCAGAATCCAAAAATACAGACAGCCATCATGGAC TGTTCGCAGAACCCTCTAAACATTGTAAAATACCAAAACGACAAGGAG GTCATGGACGTTTTCATGAAGATATCACAAATCTTCCCACAAATTAACGGCTAG
- the LOC8080326 gene encoding protein TIC 40, chloroplastic isoform X2 — translation MESLVLASSCSASPRLPLISSAARFRRLPGSVPPPTVAAASTGGAARKGPRRPRLFVVAAAAPRGSGNVFEGLRAKGFASVSSSTGNENMSTGTGTLPPVPPPSSYFGSPVFWIGVGVALSVAFTTVSSMVKRYAMEQAFKSMMTQAPPNSFGSNSPFPFGMPPQASPTAPSSFPYLEPKKDTSPQVSTVDVSATEVEAAGTSKEVDVTETPEPSKKFAFVDVSPEELQQKNLQSSLETVDVKHDSTDSESKEDIEEKVPTNGATFKPNEDAARGPTEPSNSGPMLSVETIEKMMEDPTVQKMVYPYLPEEMRNPDSFKWMLQNPMYRQQLQDMLNNMGASPDQWDNRMVDHLKNFDLSSPEVRQQFAQVGMTPEEVVSKIMANPDVAVAFQNPKIQTAIMDCSQNPLNIVKYQNDKEVMDVFMKISQIFPQING, via the exons ATGGAGAGCCTCGTCCTCGCCTCCTCCTGCTCCGCGTCCCCACGGCTCCCGCTAATCTCCTCCGCCGCCCGCTTCCGGAGGCTGCCCGGCTCCGTGCCGCCGccgacggtggcggcggcgtccaCCGGCGGTGCCGCGCGGAAAGGGCCCAGGAGGCCCAGGCtcttcgtcgtcgccgccgcggcTCCTCGCGGATCCGGGAACG TTTTCGAGGGATTGAGAGCAAAAGGCTTTGCAAGCGTGTCATCTTCGACTGGCAATGAGAATATGTCTACTGGAACCGGTACCCTGCCTCCCGTGCCTCCCCCATCATCATACTT TGGTTCACCTGTTTTCTGGATTGGAGTTGGTGTAGCATTGTCTGTGGCGTTTACCACG GTCTCTTCCATGGTAAAG AGATATGCCATGGAACAAGCATTTAAGTCAATGATGACCCAGGCACCACCAAACTCATTTGGCTCCAACTCGCCTTTCCCATTTGGCATGCCACCACAGGCATCTCCTACTGCACCAAGCAGTTTTCCGTACTTGGAACCAAAGAAAGATACCTCCCCACAGGTGTCAACTGTTGATGTCTCAGCTACCGAAGTGGAAGCTGCTGGAACATCGAAAGAGGTGGATGTGACTGAAACTCCAGAGCCTTCAAAGAAATTTG CATTTGTTGATGTTTCTCCCGAAGAGTTGCAGCAAAAGAACCTCCAATCTTCACTGGAGACAGTAGATGTAAAACATGATAGTACAGACAGTGAAAGTAAGGAGGATATTGAGGAAAAAG TTCCCACAAATGGAGCGACTTTTAAGCCGAATGAAGATGCTGCTCGTGGGCCAACTGAACCTA GTAACTCGGGACCTATGCTATCAGTTgagacaattgagaaaatgatGGAAGATCCAACTGTGCAGAAGATGGTGTATCC CTACTTGCCTGAAGAGATGAGGAACCCAGATTCGTTCAAGT GGATGCTGCAGAATCCAATGTACCGTCAACAACTACAGGATATGCT AAATAACATGGGTGCATCTCCTGATCAATGGGATAACCGCATGGTTGATCACCTGAAGAACTTTGACCTCAGCAGTCCAGAAGTGCGGCAGCAGTTTG CGCAAGTTGGCATGACTCCCGAGGAAGTGGTATCGAAAATAATGGCAAACCCAGATGTAGCTGTTGCATTCCAGAATCCAAAAATACAGACAGCCATCATGGAC TGTTCGCAGAACCCTCTAAACATTGTAAAATACCAAAACGACAAGGAG GTCATGGACGTTTTCATGAAGATATCACAAATCTTCCCACAAATTAACGGCTAG